TTAGATTTCCATTGAAATTTCTAGTTAATGATAAACAAGAGTgagtgagagagaaagagtgtgtACCAGAGCAGTTGATTGGGAAAGATAACTGAAGTTTTCGAGCAGAAAAAAGATGGCATTTAACAGAGGAATTTTTCAAGGAGATGCCATTTGGGTGAATGGAAATGCCAATACTCGCCATTTTGTCAAATTATGTTTATCATTTGCATTTCctatctttttctctctcccttcttCCTCCCTCCTTGGGCAGCTTATCTTCTTACGTGGCACTCaaacttcttttctttttcttttttttttatttattactccgtataagaaGATCTTTTCCCCCTCAAACTTGATAATAAATGGAGAAGTGAAAAAAAAACCACTCCATATGAGTGTTTCTTCAATTTtgttgaaaaaaaatataatgtgaTTTTTTATGACTTGTAAATCAGTGTAAACACTAATGAAAATATCTCTTTCTAGTCAAACAAGAAGAAAGTGTAACGTCTCTAAAAACTCGAATCGAGAGTAACGATAAATCAGCCTCTGATAGTGGTTAGTTTCCCAATCTCAACGACATTGATTTTTGTAATAACTTTACCATACAACAAAAAATATTATGACtacgttttttaaaaaaaataaaaacttcatAGGCTATATTAttgtaaaaaaaatactaaATTGCTCAAACTTACTAATATCTCTACTATCTCAAGATCGTCACTACACACATttcaaaaggatgattcaggtTGTCTGCCCGATTATCTTCTCTAATagagtaattaaaaaaaatgaccaATAGGTTACTCCTCAAATGGGAACCTGAAATTTCGGTAATAACTCCAACTGTAATAGGAAAAGGACCAAGAAATCTCCATATAACCATTAAAACTTGCCCCCTAACCTGGGATACAACTCATGCTTCAAGATATGCTATATAGTTACTCAGATAACCAAGAAAACAGGACCAAACTCAGTTGACTTCAAAATTCACCAAATTACATTATGAGGGATTGACATTGACATTCATCAAATGGTAAATACTGAGAATTCAGAGTCAAACAAGAAGAGTTCTGCAACTTCTAAAGCTTTATTCTGCTATCGGTGTTGATCAATAAGCGAATTTTAAGCGAACATGAACAGCAGGGAAGAATCACAGAACCCGGCAAACCTTCAACAGCCCGAACAGAAATCTCATCCTCGGGATCCCTACACAGCTCATAACCCATTTCTTCCAACTCAGGCCAACTAATCACAAAGTAATCACCACATCGACATTGATAACAGAAATCCAAATCTTTCCTGTTATTATCCTCATCAACCATCATGTCTTCCAATGCAACATCATCTGCAACTAATTCATCACATCTCAAACTTCTTAACTTATCATCGTAGAGAGCACGTGATCGTGAATCACCAAGAGTTTCCCAAGCCTTTTGGACCTTCATGAATCTATCTTCTAAATTGACTTCACCTGAAGTTGGGATTTCAAATGATTTATGAACTTTATCAGGGTGGGACTGAAGTAGGGATAATCTATAGCTTTGCCGGATCTCATCAAAGCTTGCATCGTCTTTTACATGAAGGATATCATAGTACGTTTCCAAGGTGGATTGCGCATGAAGAGTCATAGAGGCAAATTCCTATGATACATAAGGCATT
This genomic stretch from Spinacia oleracea cultivar Varoflay chromosome 3, BTI_SOV_V1, whole genome shotgun sequence harbors:
- the LOC110783151 gene encoding uncharacterized protein → MTLHAQSTLETYYDILHVKDDASFDEIRQSYRLSLLQSHPDKVHKSFEIPTSGEVNLEDRFMKVQKAWETLGDSRSRALYDDKLRSLRCDELVADDVALEDMMVDEDNNRKDLDFCYQCRCGDYFVISWPELEEMGYELCRDPEDEISVRAVEGLPGSVILPCCSCSLKIRLLINTDSRIKL